A single genomic interval of Helianthus annuus cultivar XRQ/B chromosome 6, HanXRQr2.0-SUNRISE, whole genome shotgun sequence harbors:
- the LOC110908082 gene encoding berberine bridge enzyme-like 26, which produces MMSSRLTCSVFLLVLSLSFCVSFGASPYISEDFITCLQSKTNNVTTFSQLIFTPVNSTYLPVWQAAADSIRFDNPNIRKPSVIVTPTIETQIQAALFCAKKHGYEMRIRDGGHDFEGLSYTADVPFVMLDLVNMRAIDVNVANRTAWVQGGALLGELYYTISQKTDTLYFPAGIWAGVGVSGFLSGGGYGNLLRKYGLGADNVLDVRFMDVNGNILDRKSMGEDLFWAIRGGGASSFGIVLAWKLRLVPVPERVTLFTVNITLEQGVTDIFYKYQYVLPKFNRDLQMRVQLNTENVGNTAKKTVRMLFNGIYQGRIDTLLPLLDQSFPELNVTREICEEVRMVQTTLQFGGFTTSTPTEVLANRSAIPKVSYKGKSDYVRTPIPKSGLRKLWRKMFENDNSQTLFMYTFGGKMEEYSDTALPYPHRAGVLYQVFKRVDFMDQPSDKTAISRRRVAWLRSFDKSLGPYVSKNPREAYSNYNDLDLGVGSATYEEASVWGERYWKKENFKKLIQIKAKVDPHNFFKHPQSIPVFSTPL; this is translated from the coding sequence ATGATGAGCTCTCGACTAACTTGTTCAGTGTTCCTCTTAGTTCTCTCTCTTTCCTTTTGTGTTTCATTTGGAGCATCACCCTACATTTCCGAAGATTTCATAACCTGTCTTCAATCCAAAACCAACAATGTCACCACCTTTTCTCAACTCATCTTCACCCCGGTTAACTCTACTTACTTACCGGTTTGGCAAGCTGCAGCCGACAGCATTCGGTTCGACAACCCCAACATTCGTAAACCCTCAGTCATTGTTACTCCCACCATCGAAACGCAGATCCAAGCTGCTCTTTTCTGCGCCAAGAAACACGGGTACGAAATGCGGATCCGGGATGGGGGGCATGACTTCGAGGGCCTCTCTTACACCGCGGATGTTCCGTTTGTCATGCTTGATCTCGTCAACATGAGGGCTATAGACGTCAACGTTGCAAACAGGACTGCATGGGTCCAGGGTGGCGCTTTGCTTGGTGAACTCTACTACACTATTTCTCAGAAAACCGACACCTTGTATTTTCCGGCTGGTATTTGGGCTGGCGTGGGTGTTAGCGGGTTCTTGAGCGGTGGTGGGTATGGAAACCTGTTGAGGAAATACGGGCTCGGTGCTGATAATGTTTTGGATGTTCGTTTCATGGATGTCAATGGAAATATTCTTGATAGAAAATCGATGGGCGAAGATTTGTTTTGGGCGATTCGTGGCGGTGGTGCTTCCAGTTTTGGAATTGTTCTTGCATGGAAGCTGAGGTTGGTTCCAGTCCCGGAAAGAGTTACTCTTTTCACGGTGAATATAACTCTGGAGCAAGGTGTAACGGATATATTCTATAAATATCAATACGTGTTACCAAAATTTAATCGTGATTTACAAATGAGAGTTCAACTTAACACAGAAAATGTAGGCAACACCGCCAAGAAAACCGTTCGAATGTTGTTTAATGGTATTTATCAGGGTCGTATCGACACACTGCTTCCATTGTTGGACCAAAGTTTCCCAGAGCTCAACGTGACACGAGAAATTTGCGAAGAAGTACGAATGGTCCAGACCACCCTTCAGTTTGGAGGCTTTACCACCTCAACCCCAACCGAGGTTCTTGCGAACCGATCAGCCATCCCCAAGGTGAGCTACAAAGGAAAATCAGACTATGTGCGGACTCCGATCCCCAAAAGCGGGCTCAGAAAACTCTGGAGAAAGATGTTTGAAAACGACAACTCACAGACTCTCTTCATGTACACTTTTGGTGGGAAGATGGAGGAGTACTCAGATACAGCACTTCCGTATCCGCATAGAGCTGGGGTGTTGTACCAGGTGTTCAAGAGGGTGGACTTTATGGATCAGCCTTCGGACAAGACTGCGATATCGCGCAGACGGGTAGCATGGCTCCGAAGCTTTGACAAGAGTTTGGGACCGTACGTATCCAAGAACCCGAGGGAGGCGTATTCGAACTACAATGATCTTGATTTGGGCGTTGGAAGTGCTACTTATGAAGAAGCAAGTGTTTGGGGAGAGCGGTACTGGAAAAAAGAGAATTTTAAGAAGTTGATTCAAATCAAGGCTAAAGTTGATCCTCATAATTTCTTTAAACACCCACAAAGTATACCAGTTTTCTCTACACCTCTCTAA